The Candidatus Nanopelagicales bacterium region GATGCGGCCCCCGCAACGCGTCGAGGTGACGACGAAACTCCGCTACGAGGTTCGTCGATAACGCGGGCTCCAACGCGGCGAACATCGCACCGTAGTACCAGCGCGTGCCTTCCGGTCCTCCGCGGAATCGATCCAGGTAGCCCTCTCCGTCGCGCGCCACGCCCTCCGCCGTGGCAGACAGGTTGTCCAGCTTGTCGGCGGCGATCACCAGGCAAGCCCCCCTGTCAGGCGCACTTAAGCCGTCAGCGGGCGATGCGAGCTCACGGACAGAAGCGATGTGCCGCTGTTTGCGTTCCAGCCACGGAGGCTTCGTGGCCGGATTATCGGCGAGGCTGTCTGTGGCAGCGGCCACGACTTGGCAAACCCTCGCGCCGAACATCTCCTCGATCTCATTCAGCCGGGCCTGACCCCCAGCGTCCTCGGGAACATCGTGGAGAACCGCGGCGATGACCAGTTCCTCCAACTCCCCCGATATGAGCGGGTCTCCAAGGCCGTGTCTCCAAACCAGTGTCCCCACAGCCATCGGATGAGTGATGTAGGGGGTACCCAAGTCATCCTTGCGACGCTGCCACGCGCACGCGACAGCCGCGTACGCCAGCGCCCCCGGAAGCTTCTCCGAGTACAGCGCGTCAGGGCGCATACCGAACGGCACCCGGAAACAGAACTCCCCGACGCGTCCAGCCACCCCAGGACTCACGAAAGTACGGGGCTACTTCTGAGGCGGAGCCGTCTTCTTCGCCGCGGCTTTCTTCGGCGTCGCCTTCTTCGCGCCTGGCTGACTCGCTACCTGCTTCTTGCTAGCGGCCTTCTGCGCCGACTCACGCGCTGCGTTGCCAGCTACGTCGGCCGCCTCAGCGGCGACACCCGAGGCATTCTTCGCAGCCGCGCCAGCCGCGCCCTCGGTCTTCTCGGCGGCTGCGGCAGCAACCGAGCCGACCGTGGCTGCGGCATCCGAAACTCTCTGGGCAGCGCGGTCGGTCGCGACCGCAGCCTCCTTGGCGACTTCGCTGACAGTGCCGGCAGCCTTCTGCGCCGCCTGCCCAACAGCATCAGCCCAAACGTTCACCCGATCAGAAACCTCGTCCGCGTCGGATGATCCCCGACGCTTCGCCACAGCGAGGCCAGCGATTGCCCCGGCCGCCGCGATCACGATCAATAGCGCTTTCTTCATATGCGCTCACCTCGTCCCATTCCACACGCATGGCGCACCGCCTGCGTCTCTCACAGCCGACGCTAGCAACTACGAGCGTCGAACATCGAGTCTCTTGAACTCCTGCGGGGTCCTACCCGTGCCCATTCCCCCCAAACTGGGCGCACGCCCGACGGTCGAGTGGCAGATATCACTTGCTGGCCAACCTTGCGATTTCACCGGAACCATCGGCGGGGTGTCGTTAGGCTGACCCAAGGAGGTGCTACGTGACGCGCAAGGTGGACAGTCGAATGGGCGTTTTCGACGCTGTCATGTGGGGCGTTGAGGATGATCCTCTGCTGCGTTCAGTGGTCACGCTTGTTGTGATGCTCAACAAGAGACCGAACCGGAAGATCCTGCGCCAGCGCTTCGAGGAGATGACCGTACGGGTCCCGTCGATGCGCCGCCGCGCTGTTGGAAACCCGATTTCTCTAGTGCCGCCCCGATGGGAGTCAGTCGAAGACTTCGACCTCGACTTCCATCTCCGATACCGGAGGGCGTCAGGCAGCCGCGATCAAGCCCACGTGCTGGACATCGCAGAGCACATGGCCGAGATGGACTTCGACCGCGCCCGACCGCTCTGGGATGCCGTCGTGATCGAAGGCCTCAAGGACGCGAAAGCCGCGATGATCATGAAGATCCACCACGCCATCACAGACGGGCTCGGCGGCATGGCCATCGCCGCCACAATCTTCGACCTGACCGAAGAGCCTTCCCGCGCGATCGCGGACGAAGATCTGGAAGTCGAGGAGACAGGACACGAGGACTTCAAAGAGCGAGTCGTGGAGGGGTTGGAGTACCAGGCCAGGACAGCTGTCGACCAGGTCCGGGCAGTAGCGGACAAGGGCAAGAGCATCGTCACGGGCGCTGTTACGAACCCCGTCGGCACCGTCAGGAGCGGGGTTGATTTCACGTCGTCAGCGGCCCGGATACTGGCGCCAGCGTCGACGCCAATGAGTCCAGTCATGCGCGGACGATCCCTCGGTGTGCATTTCGCGGTCCTGGAAGCTCCCCTGGAAGCGCTCAAGCGAGTCAGTCACGGGCAGGGAGCCACGCTCAACGACACCTTCATGGCAGTCGTGGCCGGGGGGATCGCTCGCTATCACGCGGCGCATGGCGTGACTCTGGAGGAGGCTCCGGCCGTCCGGGTCAACATGCCGGTCAACTTGCGCCATCCGGGAGAGGCTCCCACGCAGGGGAACAGATGGGTACCAGCGAGGTTCCCTCTGCCCCTGGGGCCGAAGGATCCCGCCGGTCGAATCCAGGAACTTCACCCGATCTTGAAGCAGGCTCGCACTGAACCCGCCTTGGAGATAAGTGAACCTGTCTACAGGTTGTTGACGTCACTACCGCGACCAGCGACCGCAGCCCTGGCTGCCGGGATGATGAAGGGCACGGACGTGGCGGCGACCAACGTGCCTGGGCCCCCTGTTCCCATCTGCTCGGCCGGCGCCAGAGTCGAGCAGCTCATCCCGTTCGCCCCCAAAGGCGGGGCCGCCATGAACATAGCGCTGCTCTCTTACGACGGAAGAGCGGAGCTGGGGATCAACATCGACACCGCTGCGATCTACGACCATGAAGTGATGGTCCGGTGTCTTTCGGAAGCCCTGGACGAAATCCTGGCGCTTAGCGACGCGGACTGATCGCGGTTCTGAGACCGGCCGCGACCAAGTCGCTGCGTTCATGGAAGCCTGAGTACGACGAGCCTCTCCTCAGTCATCTCATGGATCGCCCAAGCCGGTCCTTCTCTTGTGTTGCCGCTGTCCCGGAGGCCGCCGTAGGGCATCTGGTCCGCGCGCCAGGTGGGAACTTCGTTAACTAGCACGCCGCCGAAGTCAAGCTCTTGGACCGCCATCATGGCGACATCGAACTTGTCCGTGAAGATTGCCGCTTGGAGCCCGTACTTGGTGTCGTTCGCCTCCGCGACTGCCTCCGCCAACTGCGAGTAGCCGCGCACGACAACGACCGGGCCGAATATCTCATTGGCACACACGTCG contains the following coding sequences:
- a CDS encoding HD domain-containing protein — encoded protein: MAGRVGEFCFRVPFGMRPDALYSEKLPGALAYAAVACAWQRRKDDLGTPYITHPMAVGTLVWRHGLGDPLISGELEELVIAAVLHDVPEDAGGQARLNEIEEMFGARVCQVVAAATDSLADNPATKPPWLERKQRHIASVRELASPADGLSAPDRGACLVIAADKLDNLSATAEGVARDGEGYLDRFRGGPEGTRWYYGAMFAALEPALSTNLVAEFRRHLDALRGPHHANG
- a CDS encoding wax ester/triacylglycerol synthase family O-acyltransferase; this encodes MTRKVDSRMGVFDAVMWGVEDDPLLRSVVTLVVMLNKRPNRKILRQRFEEMTVRVPSMRRRAVGNPISLVPPRWESVEDFDLDFHLRYRRASGSRDQAHVLDIAEHMAEMDFDRARPLWDAVVIEGLKDAKAAMIMKIHHAITDGLGGMAIAATIFDLTEEPSRAIADEDLEVEETGHEDFKERVVEGLEYQARTAVDQVRAVADKGKSIVTGAVTNPVGTVRSGVDFTSSAARILAPASTPMSPVMRGRSLGVHFAVLEAPLEALKRVSHGQGATLNDTFMAVVAGGIARYHAAHGVTLEEAPAVRVNMPVNLRHPGEAPTQGNRWVPARFPLPLGPKDPAGRIQELHPILKQARTEPALEISEPVYRLLTSLPRPATAALAAGMMKGTDVAATNVPGPPVPICSAGARVEQLIPFAPKGGAAMNIALLSYDGRAELGINIDTAAIYDHEVMVRCLSEALDEILALSDAD